In Nymphaea colorata isolate Beijing-Zhang1983 chromosome 13, ASM883128v2, whole genome shotgun sequence, one DNA window encodes the following:
- the LOC116267028 gene encoding transcription termination factor MTEF1, chloroplastic, with the protein MPAALRYLVLFTPKASSSPSSSPSLSSRKLNLSSKPALLQCPQLQEIPLNFKEKVLCLELMGVDAGRALSVNPSLHSASLDSIHSIVSFLQRKGIQQKDMARIFGMCPRILTSDIQNDLNPVFEFLSDDLHVPDKSFRKVINKCPRLLVSSVRNQLKPALIYLQRLGINNNEALAYQDPVLLVSSVENTLIPKIRFLTSLGFCYEDVVGMVVRCPSLLTFSVENNFKPKFEYYLEEMKGSLEELKGFPQYFAFSLEKRIKPRHRQIQDAGTKLPISVMLKTSDQEFTELVNKAMAVATD; encoded by the coding sequence ATGCCGGCGGCTCTCCGGTACCTTGTCCTCTTCACGCCCAAGGCATCATCATCACCGTCGTCGTCCCCGTCTTTGAGCAGCAGGAAGCTCAATCTCTCTTCAAAGCCCGCTCTGCTCCAGTGCCCGCAGCTCCAGGAGATTCCCCTCAACTTCAAAGAGAAGGTGCTGTGCCTGGAGCTCATGGGAGTGGACGCCGGCAGGGCTCTGTCCGTCAACCCCTCGCTCCATTCCGCCTCCCTCGACTCCATCCACTCCATCGTCTCCTTCCTCCAGAGGAAGGGCATCCAACAGAAGGACATGGCGAGGATCTTCGGCATGTGTCCCCGGATTCTGACGTCAGACATCCAGAACGACCTGAACCCGGTCTTCGAGTTCTTATCCGACGACCTCCATGTCCCGGACAAGAGCTTCAGGAAGGTGATCAACAAGTGCCCCCGGCTGCTGGTGTCCAGCGTCCGGAACCAACTCAAGCCGGCGCTTATCTACTTGCAGAGGCTGGGCATCAACAACAACGAGGCGCTGGCGTACCAGGACCCCGTCCTCCTTGTTTCCAGCGTCGAGAACACGCTGATCCCCAAGATCCGGTTCCTGACGAGCCTGGGTTTCTGCTATGAGGATGTTGTGGGGATGGTGGTGAGGTGCCCGAGTCTCCTCACCTTCAGCGTCGAGAACAATTTCAAGCCCAAGTTCGAGTACTACCTGGAGGAGATGAAGGGGAGCCTGGAAGAACTGAAGGGGTTTCCTCAGTATTTTGCGTTTAGCCTGGAGAAGAGGATAAAGCCCAGGCACAGGCAGATACAGGATGCTGGGACTAAGCTTCCTATATCGGTTATGTTGAAGACTAGTGACCAGGAGTTCACAGAATTGGTGAACAAGGCCATGGCTGTTGCCACTGATTAA